The genomic DNA ATATTACAAtaacaatctttttttttttaagtcactAAAATCCTTAGCCTGTAGCAATCAGAAGGGAATCTAAGATATCACCACCAGTAATTGGTAGGATATCTTCACAACTGATGTGAGCCCTGAGTGAATGGCCTAGAAGTCCTCCTTACCCATGTGTATGTCTggtggggtggaggagggtgTAAGATCCTCATCGTGCCTCCGCAGTGGCGCCATCTTGTGTTCAGAGATGTGGTGTGTCACAGGGCTGGGGAAATGGGCTGAGTCAGAGGGCAGGGGGAACCTCTGCAGGTCCGCAGGGGTGGTGGGTGGGGTAGGCATAGAAGAAAGGTCCTCTGGGGGGGGCACAGAGAACACAACGGGTCTGGAGGAACCAGACTCTTTGTTGATGAGCATCACCTGGATCGGCGCAGACGTGCTCCTTAGATTCACCTGGTACCTCTTCTGGCCTCTCTGACCCTAGGAGACCATGGGGACAGTTTGTAGACCAAATAGCCTTTTCATAAAATGGTGTCGACCCAAAACAAACTGTTCTGGTTCGGATAGTTTTTTCCCACATCATCCTTTCCAGTACCGTTCAACCAACTCTGGTGTATGCGTAAACAGTCCAGCCCAGTATGGCTTAGCTTGGTTCGACTTAGCTCAGTAGTGTGAAATAAGTATAAAGCGctcaactttgttccaatatccACCCTAGCATACCACATGACATACCGTTTCAGGCACCGGTACCTCCAGCTGTGTTCCTGAGGGAGCGACCACCGCCAGGAGAGTGTCTCCGCTGAACGCATCACAGATGTCCTCGTGGGTCACATACATATACGTGGGCGGTGTTAAGGaaagaaatggggagagagactgaagtGGCGCTGGAAAGACTGACGTGATAATCAGTGTAAACTGGAAAAACTAGACCAAGAGCATTAAACAACAAAGAGCTTAAAACTGAACTGACATGCTAATTACACTCGTGTATGTAATCCCATCCTTACATTTAACGGATTTCCTCCGTTGAGTTCATCGTTAAAAGTAGGGGGGCCTTTCAGGGACATAATCACTGTCGGCATAGATGAGGTAGAACACAGGTGTAAGAGAAACAGACAAGACCCATCTCATATTTCATATTTCTCATATTTCACCAAAATTCAGCCCAGTCTTAAGACTGAATCCTTTTTCTCAAATTCTCACTAACGTCCCACCAATAAAGGCATGATTCACGCTAAACTTCGAGCTACACGAGTTTCTCGAGTGACTTACGGTCAGTAACACATGCAACCTAATGGGGCAGTGCCCCACCACCCCCACAGTGCGAGGGAGTTCATGTTGAAGGATATCTGCTGGCGATGCGGTCATCGTTCATGTGTTTGATGCTCTGCTCCAGCCAGGCCTTCTGGCTGTCAAgctccttctcctgctcctccaGCTCACACAGCTGAGCTGTTAGCACCTCCACCTGCTCCAGCACCTCTGCTGTCTGGCAGCCCAGGTTCTCCCCTCTGGGACAGGATGAGAGAAGGGGTTTGAATGGAAGAATGTGTGTGTAGGGCATTTGGATGTGCAGTGATTTTTCACATTCCTTTCCCTGATGTGTTGCATGGAAATTAACACCATCCAGAGTGACTGACTTCAATCACCCTGACCCTGCAGACAACTGCCCAACTCACCTCCACTGAATTATGTTCTTGGTTTTCTTCTCGATGAGGCCCACTCCCTCCAGCACGTTGGTGATGTCATAgatcctcctcttctgtctcacAGCCAAGCTGTCTGCAGCCTGTCAATGGACACAACAGATGTGTTTAAATATTAGACAATACTGACAGACACCTGAAGAGACCATTACTGAGAAAACTAATCTTGAGAAAAACTGTACAGTCACAATACATTGGGGATGAAAACCCATGCAAAGATGTGGAAATGATGAAGCTGCTTTCTATTGTGTAGAATTAAACTACTGAGTACTGTGTATATACGCGCCTACCCCCCCAGGCTCAGAATTGGCACAAACCAACCAAAACTTGGCACATGAAGACTAAGTAGACTTCATACAatggaagaagagggagggagccTGCCTGCCTACTGAGTAAACAGCCTGCTGTGGCGCGCAAGTAGAGGGGGAAATGGCCAAACTCCTTATCAGCAAAGGAGTTGAAAACAGCCAGTTCAAACAGCCAGGTTGTCCAGGTGGGTAGTAAGTTAGGTGGAAGTAGTCTACTCtgcattaatcaatcaatcattaCAATCACTGTAAAAGGAAGGAAACCTTGTCAGGAAACAGACACTGATGGGGGTGGGGTTAGTAGGGATGGCCAGGTGCCCCAGTTGTGATCATCTTGGTCTCATTAACAGTTTAAGTAACTTGTTGCATAACATGCATGTCCAGAAAACAATATTTCATAGCTATGGACCAATGACAACAGGTAGCTTAGCTATGGAGCCAACAAGCTAGCTTTGCTAGGTATCTGCCTTTAAGTGGGGAGATATAAAGTAAGGCATTTGATAGAAATGAAAACTGGCAGAATGAAAGTTTGCCAGCACCTAACTAGCTAGGTAGCAAACTTGGTTGAAGACAAAAATGTGACAACTTTCTTCACTGTGAAATGACCGTGAGATGTTATAACACATTGACAATCTGATATTTGGTCAGAAGAATGACTGGTGAAACAAGACCTTGCTTTGGCTTTGTTCAATTTAACACCAATTTCTCTGGCTGGATGATGGGGGAAAAACACCGACATAAGATTGCATAAATAGTGAAAAATATGAGAAGCAAGCTTCGACAACTGACCACTTTCAGGTCAAGTACGCCGTCCTTCGCCTCTTGGAGTAAAGTCACGAACTTGATTGTGAGGAGCCCCAAACTTTTCTCATGTCGACTCGATGCGGCTCCGCCGTTCGGCAGGCTCGAGCGCACAGACTCAGCCATTGTCTCGAGGTCCTGGGTGAGAAATGTTTCTGTGAGCTAGCTAGGTTGTTGAACTCACTTCTTGGGTGGTGAGGTGATGGTTGAGAGAAACGGGAATTTTCTCCATTCAGTTTATTTACCTCAGTCAGGACGACGGCAAATACTGTTTGAGGTTTTTAAAACGAACGGAAGTGACGTTAGATTACAATTGCCATGGCAACTGCCCTTACCCCATGCAGAGATATTGGCAAAAACAGTCCGGTATGAAGATAGGCAGAAACTGCTTCGATAATAGAAATCCCCGATCACACTTGTAGATGATGTCATagcgacgttggctagctaaactCATGCGCagaaacacctctctctctcaaaagttttagaacatccactcattcaagggtttttactttactactactttactatgttctacattgtagaatagtgaagacatcaaaactatgaaataacacacatggaatcatctaGTAATCAAAAGTGTTAAATAGACACACTTTGAAGACAGCTTGACAGCTTttcacaatcttggcattctctcaaccagcttcacctggaatgccagcagtcttgaaggagttcccacatatgctgagcacttgttggctgcttttcctttactctgtggTCCGACttttcccaaaccatctcaatttggctGAGATctggggattgtggaggccaggacaTCTGATGAAATTTCattactctccttggtcaaatagcccttacacagcctggaggtgtgttgggtcattgtcctgttgaaaaacaaatgatagtcccactgggatggcgtattgctgcagaatgcggtggtagccatgctagttaagtgtgccttgaataaaataaaataaaatcacagactgtgtcaacacctcctcctccatgcttcacggtgggaaccacacatgcagagatcatccgttcacctactctgcgtatCACAAAGatacggttggaaccaaaaatctcgaaggacagatttccactgatctaatgtcgattgcttgtgtttctttgcccaagcaagtctcttcttcttattggtcctttagtagtggtttctttgcagcaattcaaccatgaaggcctgattcacagtctcctctgaacagttgatgttgagatgtgtctattacttgaactcaGTGAGCATTtattgggctgcaatctgaggtgcagttaactctaatgaacttatcctccacAGAGGTAACTCtttgtcttcctttcctgtggtggtgaaatgttctgtattgacagaccttcatgtctttaaataatgatggactgtcatttctctttgctttttgagctgctcttgccataatatggacttgatattttaccaaataggactatcttctgtacaccacccctaccttgtcacaacacaactgattgcctcAAACGCATTAAGTACAAATTAAgtacaaatgtacttttaacaaggcacacctgttaattgaaatgcattccaggtgactacctcatgaagctggttgaaagaaatccaagagtgtgcaaagctgtcatcaaggcaaagagtggctactttgaagaatcttaaatataaaatatattttgatttgtttaacacttttttgggtactacatgattccatatgttatttcatagttttgatgtcttcaatattattctacaatatagaaaatagtaaataaataaaaacccttgaatgagtaggtgtgtcaacttttgactggtactgtacatgtcagtacatacacacaagtagatcacatgggggagaggctttgtgccatgaggtgttgatttatttgttttttgaaaccaggtttgcggTTCACTTGAACTTTTAAAGATGGAAAGGAGTTCCATGCATTCATAGCTCTGTAAAATATTCTGTTTCCTTACATTTGGACCTGGGAAAtttgaaaagacccctggtggcatgtttggtggggtaagtgtgtgtgtcaatgttgtgtgtaagttgactatgcaaacaatttagaATTCCcataaatattttttataaaaacaATTATTGACAGTCACAtggaaaataggaaaaataaagaaaaaccctggaatgagtaatcaaacttttgactggtactatatggcATACTGGTACTAAATGGCATCAGTTTTACGGGCCCCAACCAAAAGTGCTTTTTTcacattatttgtaacttattttgtacataatgtttctgcaaccgtatcttacggcgaaaaagagcttctggatatcaggaccaCTCAcatcggattagacaaagattttttcttcaacaagcaggacgCACAAGACATTCTCCGAACCCCCGACAAGGCCAACATCCCAGTTATTGGCAAGAGGAAGAGACGCAGGTACAGGGGACACAGAGCGGGGTGCCTCGTAAGGATTCGCAGAAGGTGAGTGGGAAAGCTGTCGTTActgtcaatattactcgccaacgtgcaatcattggacaagaAATTAGACGAGGTATGATCAtgaatatcctaccaatgggacatcaaaaactgtactATCGTAtgttcacggaatcgtggctgaataatgacatggatattcagttagcgggatatacgctgcaccggcaagataaaacagcacactccggtaagacgaggggaggcgttctgtgcatatttgtaaacaacagctggtgcacaaaatctaaggaagtctagattttgctcacctgaagtagagtatcttgTGATAAAATTCAGACCACACTATTTGCCTAGAGAGTTCTTAGCTATAcctttcgtggctgtttatttaccaccacagaaggatgctggcactaagactgcactcagtcagctgtataaggaaataagcaaacaggaaaccactcacccagaggcggcgctcctagtggccgcagactttaatgcagggaaacttaaaatcaatcaaatttctatcaacatgttaaatgtgtaaCCAGAGGGAAAGAAATTCTAGATCATctgtactctacacacagagaagcgtacaaagctctccctcgcccaccatttggtaaatccgaccaattatatcctcctgattcctgcttacaagctaaaaattaaagcaggaagcaccagtgactcggtctataaaaaagtggtcaggtgaagcagatgcaaaactacaggactgttttgctatcacagactggaacatgttccgggattcttccgatggcattgaggagtacaccacatcagtcactggctttatcaataagtgcatcgaggacatcgTCCCTACAGTGACtaagtacataccccaaccagaagccatagattacagccaaaattcgcactgagctaaagggtagagctgccgctttcaaggtgcaggactctaacccggaagcttataagaaatcctgctatgccctccgattaaccatcaaacaggcaaagcatcaatacagggttAAGATTGattcatactacaccggctctgacgctcgtcttatgtggcagggcttgcaaactattacagactacaaagagaagcacagccacgagctgcccagtgacacaagcctaccagacgagctaaatcacttctatgctcgcttggAGGAaaacaacactgaggcatgcatgagagcatcagctgctccggacgactgtgtgatcccactctctgtagccgacgtgagtaagacctttaaacaggtcaactttCACAAGGCTACAGGGccaaacggattaccaggatctgtgctccgggcatgtgctgaccaactggcaggtgtcttcactgacattttcaacatgtccctgattgagtctgtaataccaacatgtttcaaacagacaccatagtccctgtgcccaagaacacgaaggaaacctgcctaaatgactaaagACCCatagtgctttgaaaggctggtaatggctcacatcaacaacattatctcagaaaccctagatccactccagtttgcataccgcccaaacagatccacagatgatgcaatctctattgcactccacacatccctttcccacctggacaaatggaacacctacatgagaatgctacTCATTGAATATAACTCAGTGTTCAAGACCATAGtgctctcaaagctcatcactaagctaaggatcctgggactaaacacctccctctgcaactggatcctggacttcctgacgggccgcccccaagcggtgagggtaggtagcaacatctGCCacattgatcctcaacactggagcccctcaggggtgcatgctcaatcccctcctttactccctgttcacccacgactgcattgccaggcacaactccaacaccatcattacgtttgcagacaacacaacagtgatcaCTGACagcgatgagacggcctatagggagtcggtcagagacctggccgggtggtgccagaataacaaactatccctcaatgtaaccaagactaaggagatgattgtggactacaggaaaaggaggaccaagcacgcccccattctcatcgacggggctgtagtggagcaggttgagagcttcaagttccttggtgtttacatcaccaacaaactagaatggtccaagcacaccaagacagttgatTTGATTGTATGTATTTACttgtttatacctgtgttttcttaGAATTGTTTGATGTAGGGATGTAAGTTGTTGATAATTTTGTACAATGAAAAAAAAGTGTATATATaactaaataaataataatcatgCGCAGAAACACGTCATTTTTGAATGGTCGCACCAAACTGAGCGTGTGCAGGGcgtcaaatcaaaggcactccttcaatattttttttatttaacctttatttaactagatatAAAGTTGTTGACGAAAAGTGTCCGTTTGTCACTTTTACAAGGTTTTTAAAAaagtttaacctttatttaactagcaagtcagttaagaataaattcttatttacaatgacagcctaggaacagtgggttaactgtgttgttcggggatttgatctagcaataTTCAACCACTTAAGACATTGGCTCAAATCTAGGTTGTGGCTTTAGTTTTCTAGAAAATTAACAACTAATGAATAATTATTCCCCATAGCTAGCTACCTTGACTTCTCAAATCCCAAACCCAGCCTGGTCTGTTTCGCGCGTTCCAGAAGTCTCGCAATGTTgcacctctgggtttagaaaccaGGGAATAACGACTGCCACGTCACATAGAGGATTTCAAATTGATGGCCGACCATGGTATCAAATATATTCTACTCTTATGTTCACATCGATCTGTGGCGGTACTGCAAGCATTGTTTTCAGAAAACAGTATTCCCCCATTATAGTGAATTGGGAAATGGCTTTGTTCGTGGTCAATATTCAtggatataattttttttttatcagaacACAATCATGGTATCAATAATTGATTCTAGTACACCAAATGTATGTCCTTGAACGGATTACTTAAAAATCACATACAGACAAAGTTCTAAGGACAATTTAGTTGCTAATGGTAGCCTGCAGTACCCCGGTAGGCCTTCAATTTAACATACTCCATGAGAGGGGgcagcaaaccaaaccaaaccaaactttatttaatttgtcacattcaccgaatacaacagatgtagtagaccttaccgtgaaatgcttacttacaagcccttaaccaactatTTATTTCAATAAAGagtgaagaaaatatttaccaaataaactaaagtaaaacattttttaaagtaacaataacgaggctatatacctGTACCAAGTCAATTTGCAGGGGTACagtttagttgaggtaatttgtacatgaaggcaggggtaaagtgactatgcatatgtaataaacagcgagtagcagcactgtaaaaacaaatgtaaatattcCGGGTGACCATTTGtttcattgttcagcagtcttatggcttgggggtagaagctgttaagaagcattTTGGTActagacttgacgctccggtaactcttgccgtgtggtagcagagagaacagtctatgactcgggTGACTGGACTCGGACAATGTTTTggcctttcctctgacaccgcctagtatctaggtcctggatggcaggaagcttggccccattgAGGTACTAGGCCGTGCGacctaccctctgtagcgccttacggtcagatgcagagcagttgccataccaggtggcgatgcaaccagtcaggatgctctcgatggtgcagctgtagaaccttttgaggatctggggaaccatgccaaatcttttcagtctcctgagggggaaaaggtgttgtcgtgccctcttcacgactatcttggtgtgtttggaccatgatagtttgttggtgatatggacaccaaggaacttgcaactctcaacctgctccactacagccccgtcaatgttaatgggggacTGTTCGGCCcgtcttttcctgtagtccacgatcaactgctttgtcttgctcacattgagggagagcttgttgtcctgacaccacactgccaggtctctgacctcctcctaaaaggctgtctcatcgttgtcggtaaatcaggcctaccactgttgtgtcgtcagcaaacttaaattatggtgttggagtcgtgtttggtcatgcagtcatgggtgaacagggagtacaggagaggactaagcatgcacccctgaggggctccagtgttgaggatcagcgtggcagatgtgttgttgcttaccgttaccacctgggggcagcccatcaagaaatccaggatccagttgcagagggaggtgtttaatcccaaggtccttagcttagtgatgagttttgtgggcactatggtgttgtagtcaatgaacagcattctcacataggtgttccttttgtccaggtgggaaagggcagtgtggagtgcgattgagattgcgttattggagtggatctagggtatctgggaggatgctgttgatgtgagccatgaccagcctttaaaagcatttcatggctaccgatgtgagcGCTAcgggtggtaatcatttaggcaggttacctttgcttccttgggcacagggactatggtggtgtgCTTGAtctggtattacagactcggtcagggagagagtcagtcaactggcaaatgtcttcaATGTCAGTGGGTCTgtgtgcatgctttgagtacacgtcctggtaatccgtctggccccgtggctttgtgaatgttgacctgtttaaaaggtcttactcacatcggacatggagagcgtgatcacacagtcgtccggaacagctggtgctctcaagcatgcttcagtgttgcttgcctcaaatcgagcataaaaggcattttgcTAGTCTGGTATGCTCATGTCACTGGGTAGCTCGCagctgggtttcgctttgtagtctgtaaaagttttcaagccctgccacatccgacgagtgtcagaaccagtgtagtaggattcaatcttaatcctgtattgacgctttgcctgtttgatggttcatctgagggcatagggggatttcttataagtgtccggattattgtcccgctccttgaaagcggcatctTTAGCATTTatctcgatgcggatgttgcctgtaatttaTGGCTTCTgcttgggatatgtacgtacggtcattgtggggacgacatcgtcgatgcacttattgatgaagccgatgactgaggtggcatactcctcaatgccattggatgaatcccggaacatattccagtctgtgctagcaaaacagtcctgtaagcgCAGTATCCGCATTATcgggtacttcctgctttagtttttgcttgtaagcaggaatcaggatataattatggtcagatttgccaaatggagggtgagctttgcccacatctctgtgtgtggagtaaaggtggtctagagttttttccccctctggttgcacgtgacatgctggtagaaatgaggtaaaacggatttaagtttgcctgcattaaagtctccggccactaggagtggcACTTCTGGATAAGCAATTTCTTGtatgcttatggccttatacagctcgttgagtgcggtcttagtgccagcatcggtttgtggtggtaaatagatggctacgaataatatagatgagaactctcttggtagatagtgtggtctacagcttatcacaAGGTACTCTACCTTACCTCAGGCAAGCGACtcctttaatattagacattgcgcaccagctgatATTGACAAATACACCCCCCGCTTCTCTTTCCTGCCGATGCATGGAAAATCATGGCAGCTCTATATTAtcagtgtcgtcgttcagccacagcttgatgaaacataagatattcgtttttaatgtcccgttggcaGGATAGTCTTTATCGTATATCATCCATTTTgctttccaatgattgcacgttgaaGGGCACTGAGCTAACCTGCAACAGTCACTTCCTAGAGTAGCTCAAACACATGCAATGTTTCCAAAAACTCCTCCATGTACCAAGACGGCGACACGCTGAAATGACACTTCCCGATCAAATGCGCCGCTGAGCATTCTCATAGAAAACAATGGGGTGACTTCATCGATGGCTTTGTCTtattttttacagtcttttagaAAATTATATTTGTATCTTTGCCCCATCTGCTCCCCATCACAGCCCAAAACTTTTTCTAAGACTTGACAACGAAAGCGGAATAAAACTGCTTTTATTTAGCATGATAAAAATATACACATATTTGATAACTTAGTTCAAATATTTACACAACATGTAAATGTATTACATTTCAAACTAGTGCCCTAGATGGCGTAGTTATTCCTGATGTTGTATTCCTCATTAACTCGATTTAATTAATGGCCCACCAGcctaaataaaatttaaaaaagggAAAATATGTGCACTCTTAACAAAACACAATTTCTCCCCACCGATTTCGGACAACTTCCGGATGCTGTTCAGCCATGGGATAACAACAAACTGATGCACTGAACACGGTGTGCAACATCTGGATGTTATTAGAAAAAAGTCTGGGAAATATTTTGTTTTATTAAGACAGTACAGATATTTTCCCTTTTTGGGGGGGCTGGCCCGCCAATCGAGTTAAGGAGGAAACCAACACCTTTGCATCCTGAATGGAGGATGCTTTATGTATAAGCCAGTCGCGGGGGGACAGGTGTCTATAGATGGGTTCGCTGACAACATCATGAAAACGATGCGTACGCTTCAATGGGATAGAAGTCGgagttgtgattctggatggccagatagctaccaacaatgacaagaaactgccacgAGGGGAATTGTAAGTGACTCTTTTCAGCTagtcttgttcttgataccatttcttgttttgaggtgttttgactgatgcTAATGGATCAAATTCGTTAgcttaaccaacaactgtaacaattGTTGAGAGACAACAaatgctcattgtgcaaatgtagttatgttttcaataaacattggagattaaatatagttgacatgttgtcaacaatctaagccaaccccgTCTATTTTGCCTCACAGTTGCGCACAtgtcggttttgttgctaaacaaccaacttGTCTATATCCGGCTGGGCACAAAGTCTGACGCAGATGACAAACGACATAAAATGGCGGCCGGTTGGGCTAATTTCAAACTTACTGGCCTAACCACAACAAGTCCAAAACCACCCCTAAAAACGTTTGACTGTCAGAACAACTTAACATTCACGTTTTGCAAATAATTCACATCAACAAATGCTGTCACCTCATCCGTGTAACGTCCAAGTAGAAACACAGGTGACTCTATAGGTGGATGATATACAACATCAGCTGTACTTAGAAGTCTTTCAATACGCTGGTGAGACGTCTCATCTTCTCCTCCATTGTTTTCTTCTCAGTTTCAGTCTCCTCCAGGAGCTGACgcatctcctcctccacctgaAATACCTGagtcaataacacacacattcCACTATTAAACAAACCCCAATAACGAATGCATTATACACCTGAGTAAAAACACACACGGTCATACATCTGAGACATTTGCATAAATAATGCATTAGGAGATGTGCAAGGAATTTCAAGTTACGTGCATGGATCTCAAGTTAACATTCATTCATTCCTTAGTATGCGTCTGAGCAGGTCAGCGTAGTGACTGTAGTAACCATTACTGTAAGCTACCTTCTGATTAGACTGTTCAATCCGTTTCTGCTTGTCATTGGCCAGCCGTAGGAGCTCGGTCTGATGG from Oncorhynchus keta strain PuntledgeMale-10-30-2019 chromosome 23, Oket_V2, whole genome shotgun sequence includes the following:
- the e2f5 gene encoding transcription factor E2F5 isoform X2 codes for the protein MAESVRSSLPNGGAASSRHEKSLGLLTIKFVTLLQEAKDGVLDLKVAADSLAVRQKRRIYDITNVLEGVGLIEKKTKNIIQWRGENLGCQTAEVLEQVEVLTAQLCELEEQEKELDSQKAWLEQSIKHMNDDRIASRYMYVTHEDICDAFSGDTLLAVVAPSGTQLEVPVPETGQRGQKRYQVNLRSTSAPIQVMLINKESGSSRPVVFSVPPPEDLSSMPTPPTTPADLQRFPLPSDSAHFPSPVTHHISEHKMAPLRRHDEDLTPSSTPPDIHMECHPQATTGLAMQQLVGMPTGVQQQGVLGGHLGQELQSMLDVGSLLKLTNTGDHMKEEREGVADLIDELMSSDGVDYNFNLDDNEGVCDLFDVQILNY
- the e2f5 gene encoding transcription factor E2F5 isoform X1 is translated as MAESVRSSLPNGGAASSRHEKSLGLLTIKFVTLLQEAKDGVLDLKVAADSLAVRQKRRIYDITNVLEGVGLIEKKTKNIIQWRGENLGCQTAEVLEQVEVLTAQLCELEEQEKELDSQKAWLEQSIKHMNDDRIASRYMYVTHEDICDAFSGDTLLAVVAPSGTQLEVPVPETGQRGQKRYQVNLRSTSAPIQVMLINKESGSSRPVVFSVPPPEDLSSMPTPPTTPADLQRFPLPSDSAHFPSPVTHHISEHKMAPLRRHDEDLTPSSTPPDIHMECHPQATTGLAMQQLVGMPTGVQQQGVLGGHLGQELQSMLDVGSLLKLTNTGDHMKEEREGVADLIDELMSSDVFPLLRLSPNAGVDYNFNLDDNEGVCDLFDVQILNY